The Dongia rigui genome includes the window TCGACATCTACGAGATTTGCGACCAGGCGCGTGGGCGGGAAAATGCCGTCATCGTCATCCTCGACCAGGTGACGGATCCGCACAATGTCGGTGCCATTCTACGATCGGCCGCAGCCTTCGGGGCGATGGCCATCGTCCTCACCGAGCGCCATGCGGCGCCGGAGAGCGGGATCCTTGCCAAATCCGCCTCAGGCGCCCTGGAACATGTGCCCCTGGTCCGCGTTACAAACCTCGCCCGTGCCATGGAGGAATTGAAGGAGGCGGGCTTCTGGTGCATTGGCCTGGCTTCCGACGCCAAGCAGACACTTTCTTCCATAAAATCAGGGGGTAAAGTGGCTTTGTGCCTGGGTGCCGAAGGTGCCGGGCTGCGCCGCCTGACCCGCGAGAACTGTGATCTACTGGTGCGGTTGCCGACCGCCGGGCCGATCGATCACCTCAATGTGTCGAACGCCGCCGCCATTTCGCTCTATGAATTGGCGCGCTGATTTCTCAAGGATTTTTCATGCGTTTCCTTCTGGTCCTGATCGCCATCCTGCTGCCCGTGGAAGCCCTGGCCCAAACGCCGGATTTCCGGGTCGCCTATTTCAACCGGTTGGACCAGCGCAAGACGGGCGGCTTCACCCTGCAGGATCTGCAACGGATTTCCGCCAAGGAATTCAAGCGGATAGATGACAATAAGGATGGTGGCCTGTCGCTCGACGAATACACTTTTGGAATCCCCTCGAGCCGGCAGGATGCAATCGACTTCTTCACCGCCCGGTTCAAGCGCTCGGATTACAATGGCGACGGCAAGGTCGACTTCACCGAGGATCAGGCCTATTGCGTCGACTTGGTCAACCTCGCCGACAGCAACAAGGACGGCATCGTGACGCGGGACGAGTTCCTGACGGCAGTGGCACAGTAGCGTCGCGATTGCGACAGCCCAGCGGTGCCCAAAGGGCACGCCGCCCCTTGAAACGTGCCGGAATCGCCCCTTATAAATAGGTCTTGCGAGTTATTCTTACTCGCACCCTTGCATTCGACTGAAGGCACCAATGCGCAAGCCCACCGCCCCCGCCCTGTCGCGCCGCCGTTTCTCCGCCCTCGCCCTTGGCACCCTCGCCGCCCCTTTTATCTCCCGCGGCGCTCTGGCCGATGCCGGCGAGGTCAACATCTACAGCGCCCGCCACTACCCCGCCGACGAGACGCTCTATGGCCTCTTCACCAAAGAGACCGGGATCAGGATCAACGTCATCCAGGGCACAGCTGAAGAACTGATGGAGCGGGTGAAGCTGGAGGGTGAGAGCTCGCCCGCCGATGTCTTCGTCACCGTCGATGCCGGCAATCTGTGGCGTGCGCAGGAGGCCGGTGTGTTCCAGCCGACCAAATCGGCGCTGCTCGACGAAAAGATCCCGAAGCACTACCACGAGCCCGATGGCCATTGGTTTGGTTTCTCCACCCGGGCCCGCGTCGTCGTCTATGACATTCGCAAGGTGAAGCCCGCCGATCTGTCGACCTACGAGCAATTGGCGGATCCCGCCTGGAAGGGTCGCCTCCTCGTGCGCTCATCGAACAACATCTACAACCAGTCGCTGCTCGCCTCGATCATCGAGCATGACGGTGATGAAAAGGCGGAAGGTTGGGCCAAGGGCCTGGTTGCCAATTTCGCCCGCCCGCCCAAGGGTGGCGACATCGACCAGATCAAGGCGCTGGTTGCCGGCGAAGGCGACATCGCCATCAGCAACACCTATTACTTCGCCCGCATGCTGTCGGACAAAGACACGGAGGCGCGCAAGGGCCTTGAGAACCTCGCCGTATTTTTCCCGAACCAAGCCGATCGCGGGACGCATGTAAATGTCTCGGGCGCCGGGGTCGCTGCTTACGCACCCAACAAGGCCAACGCCATTGCCTATCTGGAATTCATGGCCAAGCCCGAGGCGCAGGAAATCTTCTCCGGTGCCAATTTCGAGTACCCGGTCGTTGCCGGTTCCAAGGTCTCCGACGTCGTCGCCAACTGGGGCGATTTCAAGCGTGACGAAGTCAATGTCGCAGCCTTGGGCCGTAATAACGCCGAAGCCGTGATGATCATGGACCGCGCGGGCTGGCGCTGACACCACGAGGTCGTCACGAACGAAAACGCCGCCGGCAAAAACCGGCGGCGTTTTTGTTTGCGCTGGGTAAGGCGCGAAACTTTAGACGGTGATGTCGAGGCGCCTATCGCTGGTGCTGCTGACGCCGGTGCGCTCCGAGCTTTCCTCGACCACTTCGGTCTTCTTGAGGTCAGCTTCTTCGGCGACGCGGTTATTCTGGCGCTGCACCGCGTTGGTGCCGGCCGATTGCGAACTCTGTTGAACACCGGCAAACCGGGCCGCTTCAACACCAGCGGCTACGGCGCCTACCTGGCTGATGGACATCGCCCAGGCTCCTGCTCCGTTGAACGTTGCCTTGAAGATTGGCGTTCAATGGCGGAAGCGCAAGCACTATCGCCTACGAATTTAGGAGAGTTTTAAGTAATTTTATTGCCAGCGCGCTGTCAGATCCCTCGACCCGGCTGATATCGCGGGATAATCTCACGGGGTATCAGGCGGCTTGTGACCAAAGTCCGGGAATAAAACCATGACGCTCACAACATCATCTGCACCCCGTCACCTCTCGACCACCGAATGCGAGACCTTCTGGCGGGACGGCTATCTGGTGGTCGAGAACGCGCTGTCGGCCATCGAACTCGGCGCGCTGCAGCGCGAGTTCGACGGCTGGGTCACGGATAGCCGCCAGCATGACAAGCCCTGGGGCACCATCGCCGACGGCCGGCCGCGCTTCGATCTGGAGCCCGGACACACGGCGGAAAAGCCCGCCTTGCGCCGCGTGAACTCCCCGACGGAGATCTCGGACAATTATGACCGTGTGATGTCGCAGAGCCGCGTCCCACTGCTGGTCGCCGACCTCATCGGCCCCAACGTCAAATTCCACCATGCCAAGATCAACTCGAAACTGCCCGGCGCAGCCACTCTGGTGAAATGGCACCAGGACTTCCCCTTCACGCCGCACAGCAATGACGATCTGGTGACAGCCCTGATCTTCGTAGACGAGGTGACGGCGGAGAACGGACCGCTGGAGGTCCTGCCCGGTTCGCATAAAGGCCCGCTGCATACCTTGTGGCATGATGGCCGCTTTACCGGGGCGGTCGATCCGAAGCTAGAAGCCGAGATGCGCGCCGGTGCCAAGCAGGCGCAGGGACCGGCGGGGAGCGTCTGCTTCATGCACACCCGGCTGCTGCATGGATCGGCGCCCAACCGCTCGGCCCGGCCGCGCACGCTGTTCATCTGCGTCTATTCGGCAGAAGATGCCATTCCGCTGTCGCCCAATCCCCTGCCCTCGACCCATGAAGGGCGCATCGTGCAAGGCGAACGCACGGGGCGCGTGCGCTGCGTCGGGAACGAATTGCGTTTGCCGCAATTGCCGAGCCAAGCCTCGTTCTTCGCCCAGCAGGCAGCCAGCTACGACGGCTGACACCAACAAAAAAACTGAGACCCGTCATGCAGCATACCGACGACACCACCCTGCGCCGCATTCTGGAACAGACGCAAATAATTGCGCTGGTG containing:
- the rlmB gene encoding 23S rRNA (guanosine(2251)-2'-O)-methyltransferase RlmB, which codes for MSPRKPSKPPHRNRERPDERPSRAPAGNPTRNRDAGPQRSETKSPSPPQAGGPGGYWLFGHHAVEEALRNPRRQIHRVVVSGETPASLGRGIEAEAVDRDFIDKLVGRDVVHQGIAARVSPLPEVDIYEICDQARGRENAVIVILDQVTDPHNVGAILRSAAAFGAMAIVLTERHAAPESGILAKSASGALEHVPLVRVTNLARAMEELKEAGFWCIGLASDAKQTLSSIKSGGKVALCLGAEGAGLRRLTRENCDLLVRLPTAGPIDHLNVSNAAAISLYELAR
- a CDS encoding EF-hand domain-containing protein, translated to MRFLLVLIAILLPVEALAQTPDFRVAYFNRLDQRKTGGFTLQDLQRISAKEFKRIDDNKDGGLSLDEYTFGIPSSRQDAIDFFTARFKRSDYNGDGKVDFTEDQAYCVDLVNLADSNKDGIVTRDEFLTAVAQ
- a CDS encoding Fe(3+) ABC transporter substrate-binding protein: MRKPTAPALSRRRFSALALGTLAAPFISRGALADAGEVNIYSARHYPADETLYGLFTKETGIRINVIQGTAEELMERVKLEGESSPADVFVTVDAGNLWRAQEAGVFQPTKSALLDEKIPKHYHEPDGHWFGFSTRARVVVYDIRKVKPADLSTYEQLADPAWKGRLLVRSSNNIYNQSLLASIIEHDGDEKAEGWAKGLVANFARPPKGGDIDQIKALVAGEGDIAISNTYYFARMLSDKDTEARKGLENLAVFFPNQADRGTHVNVSGAGVAAYAPNKANAIAYLEFMAKPEAQEIFSGANFEYPVVAGSKVSDVVANWGDFKRDEVNVAALGRNNAEAVMIMDRAGWR
- a CDS encoding phytanoyl-CoA dioxygenase family protein, whose amino-acid sequence is MTLTTSSAPRHLSTTECETFWRDGYLVVENALSAIELGALQREFDGWVTDSRQHDKPWGTIADGRPRFDLEPGHTAEKPALRRVNSPTEISDNYDRVMSQSRVPLLVADLIGPNVKFHHAKINSKLPGAATLVKWHQDFPFTPHSNDDLVTALIFVDEVTAENGPLEVLPGSHKGPLHTLWHDGRFTGAVDPKLEAEMRAGAKQAQGPAGSVCFMHTRLLHGSAPNRSARPRTLFICVYSAEDAIPLSPNPLPSTHEGRIVQGERTGRVRCVGNELRLPQLPSQASFFAQQAASYDG